From the Oscillospiraceae bacterium genome, one window contains:
- a CDS encoding class I SAM-dependent methyltransferase, translating into MLKLSPRLALAAALAGECERIADIGTDHALLSAFLLMNESARSALLCDVVEGPLERAAATVKAYHLEAKTELRLSDGFRNVTADEFNTAFICGMGGLNILEILAKADWFTHEKKHLILQPQTDAIHLRAFLLDHNCVIFKERAVIDAKHAYSVLSVQTGECGKAPTDWNDYIAFNPDWADRPEVISGKLNPIGEAEKSYLKAVYKLAKSRAEGAKIEHNEPVYRAYLHICELITEETKV; encoded by the coding sequence ATGCTCAAACTCAGTCCACGGCTTGCGCTCGCGGCAGCATTAGCGGGAGAGTGCGAGCGGATTGCGGACATCGGAACGGACCATGCGCTTTTATCGGCGTTCTTACTCATGAACGAAAGCGCGCGGTCTGCGCTTTTATGTGACGTTGTCGAAGGTCCGCTCGAACGGGCGGCGGCAACGGTCAAAGCATATCATCTTGAAGCAAAAACTGAACTCCGTCTTTCTGACGGTTTTCGAAACGTCACTGCGGACGAATTCAACACCGCCTTTATCTGCGGAATGGGCGGGTTGAATATCCTCGAGATTCTCGCCAAAGCCGATTGGTTCACACATGAAAAAAAGCACTTGATTTTACAACCCCAGACTGATGCGATACACCTGCGGGCATTTCTGCTTGATCATAACTGTGTAATTTTTAAAGAGCGCGCAGTCATTGACGCCAAACACGCTTATTCGGTATTATCCGTCCAAACCGGAGAGTGCGGTAAAGCTCCGACGGATTGGAACGATTATATCGCTTTTAACCCCGACTGGGCAGATCGGCCCGAAGTCATCTCAGGGAAACTCAATCCCATCGGCGAGGCCGAAAAATCATATCTGAAAGCGGTTTACAAACTGGCCAAAAGCCGTGCCGAGGGTGCAAAAATAGAACACAACGAGCCCGTGTATCGGGCCTATTTACATATCTGCGAACTGATAACCGAAGAGACGAAGGTGTAG
- a CDS encoding Nif3-like dinuclear metal center hexameric protein: MSAIKDVYEFLDSVWKFKNMPEYDNSGFLVGDINTPVTKIMCCLDATADVIGQARTFGAQLIVSHHPIIFDPLKKLDSGNPVYLAAAFGIAVISVHIPLDENIEGANKVLCNRLGLIPKGPFAEKQSSCGDRLCEGWGGELLAPQTTREFAAKVGQILNSPVVFCDGGKPVMSIVVCGGSGSFLIEQVIEAGYDCLITSQLKYEEVIVARAAGLSLIDATHFGTEIHIAGMLQEKLAQKFNDIEVILAKESNPLQSI; this comes from the coding sequence ATGAGCGCCATAAAAGATGTATACGAATTTCTAGACAGTGTCTGGAAGTTTAAGAATATGCCGGAGTACGACAATTCCGGATTTTTAGTCGGCGATATCAATACCCCTGTCACAAAGATCATGTGCTGCCTCGATGCGACTGCCGATGTGATCGGGCAGGCAAGGACTTTTGGCGCACAGCTAATCGTCAGCCACCATCCGATTATTTTTGACCCGCTCAAAAAGCTTGATTCGGGTAACCCGGTTTATCTTGCGGCGGCTTTTGGCATCGCCGTAATCTCGGTGCACATCCCGCTTGACGAGAACATCGAAGGCGCAAACAAAGTGCTTTGTAATCGTCTCGGGTTGATTCCGAAAGGCCCCTTTGCCGAAAAACAAAGCTCCTGCGGCGACCGGCTCTGCGAGGGTTGGGGCGGCGAACTACTCGCTCCGCAAACGACGCGCGAATTCGCCGCCAAAGTTGGGCAGATATTAAATTCACCGGTCGTCTTCTGCGACGGCGGAAAACCCGTAATGTCGATTGTTGTCTGCGGAGGCAGCGGCAGCTTTTTAATCGAACAGGTCATTGAAGCGGGCTATGATTGCCTTATCACCTCGCAGTTGAAATACGAGGAAGTGATTGTGGCAAGGGCGGCAGGTTTATCATTGATCGACGCCACCCATTTCGGAACGGAGATTCACATCGCAGGTATGTTGCAAGAAAAGCTTGCACAGAAATTCAACGATATCGAGGTTATTCTCGCCAAAGAGAGCAACCCGTTACAAAGCATATAA
- a CDS encoding DUF1858 domain-containing protein gives MKITKDSLIGDILDLDRTTAAFFLEMGMHCLGCPSARGETLEQACQVHGVDVEEMVTKINDHLDQK, from the coding sequence ATGAAAATTACAAAGGATTCTCTGATCGGCGATATTCTCGATTTAGACCGCACGACTGCGGCATTCTTCCTTGAAATGGGCATGCATTGTCTGGGTTGTCCGTCGGCCAGAGGCGAGACGCTCGAGCAGGCCTGTCAGGTTCATGGCGTCGATGTAGAAGAGATGGTCACTAAGATCAACGACCATCTCGATCAGAAATAA